In Zingiber officinale cultivar Zhangliang chromosome 3A, Zo_v1.1, whole genome shotgun sequence, the DNA window ACATAAAGCATATTGAATAGTTGAACATTATCATAGTTAGCTTCTTCTCAATGGTCAAAGGAGATCACAACAAACAGCAAACTTACCTCTAGTTCAGTCTTTTCTCTTACAGACTGATTCAGTATTTCCTTGAGCTCTGCTTGAGATTTCCTCAAGAACTTGACTTCTTTGACAAGAACTTTGATATCGGCCTTTGATTTCAATTCCAACTCTTCCAGACTCTTTTGCATGTTCACTAATTCTTCTTGTTTACTATCTAACTCCTGCTGTAAGCAATCTTTTTCTTCTTTAGCAATTTTCTTTTCTGATTCAGCATAACTCCTTTCattctgcaaaaaaaaaaaaaaaaaaaaaaaaaaaaaaaaatcaaaacaggAACATGAAACTCAATTGAATATAATATTACCACAATGAAAAAATTCAAAGGTCAGACTTCCTCAAACAAGAGTTTTGTCTCCATCTCTGAATACTTCCTCCGTAGTTCATCCATATCCCATTGCATTTCGGTGACTCTTTCTCTTTCAATTAAGATAGCTTGCTGCAAGTTTTCTTTAGCTTTCTGCTCGGTAGCTTCTAATTCAATCTCTAAATCCTTGACCTacatcaaataataataattacaGAGCATGCCATCTAGAATAAAGATGACAGAAACACAACTTCAGATGTGTGACGAAGTCTGGTGAAGGCGGGGAGTGATGGTAGGGCAGATAAGCTAGGATAATAACAGAGCATGCCATCTAAATGAAGCTGACATGAACATAACTTCAGATATGTGACAAAGTCTGGTGAAGGCGGGGAGGGATAACAGGGCCGATAAGCTAGGACAAGGAATGGCTCCTAGCAAGTTTTTAGGATGCAAGGGGCAAGGTTGAATCAAATCATGCACTGAAGTGGTCAAATGTAAATGATCCATGGCTGTAACTTGCCTTAAATGAATGCAGTATGTATTCTAAATAATGAGGCACCTTTTGGTAGAATCAGTTTGGTTCTTCATAAGAACTATGCAGTTATGTGTGCCTAGTGTACAGCAGTTCTCTGACTGGATGTATCAAAATAGAGAACAATTTGACATTGTCGAGTACATGATATATTACAATTTGAGAGGACCCTTCTATCGAGTGTATGATTCATGGATGAACAAGCAGAAGCTAGTGGGCCGTCATGACCCAACATGATGAGGGCAAAGAGTAATCACAAGAGAAGATAGCTTAGAAAATTTACAACTCACAGCAATCTTCTAGACTACATCCGGCAATGAATCAAAACATATACTGTAGCACAAATTAAGTACATACTCTTAATAACAGGTATGCCAGTTCTTTACAAAACCTCTACAATTAAGCATGCTCAATATGGAGGAAGTTTGGGATGGATAGACTTCTAGGAAGCGCCTTAATTTAGAGACAATTTTAACAAAGGGATAAAACCATGAGGGAGATAACATAGAAAGTCATTTAACAATCGCCAAGGGTACACTAAAAACTATAGATATTCAAAACTAGTTTAATACAAAAATTCTAAATTAGACAACACATATGCAGTCATAAAGGAAGCAGGCAAATAAGTAATGGCAAGAGATGCACCTTCGTGGTAAGGTATTCTTTCACAGCCATTTCTTGGTTCAACCGAGCTATAAGATCCTCCATATCGGTTTTTGTTGTTACTAACCTTCGTTGCATAGTTACAAGAACTCTATTTAATTTGTACCTTTGATCATATGGAAGAACAATTTGCGAATTTTCAAGAAATTGTGTGCCTGGACCATCTGCAGCATTTAAAACTTCAGTGCTGCTAGGGGCATCAAAGGAACCATCCCAAATTGAATTTGTGACTCCAGCAAATGATAGTTCACTGCCTCTAATAGAACTTATGTCACTCTCAAAGCTTTCAGCAGAGAGCTTACGAGCATGACCAGAATGTTTATCATGGTCCTGATCTGATATAGACTCCATTCTGCCCCTAGAATTGCCACCAATTATCTCTCTATGTGGAGCAAGGAACTCTTTCCTATCGTTCAATTTAACCCTACCGAAATCTTCTGGTTGATCAAAGAATGATTCGCCCATGATGCCGTTCCCAATTGCTATATTTGCAGAATGATTGTGAACCAATGATACATCTTCAGCATTAGTTTGAGAAGCTTGAATCTTTCCTTTCCTCGCAATACCAAAGTCTGATGTTTTATTTGCATTGTCATGGAGACCATCTAAGGAAGCATATGGCACCATAGATGTGAGTGTTGAATTGTTGGAAACAAGAACACTGGAACTAGGTCGAGCTAGAGTTGAAGGGCTTATGGCAGCAGCATCAGTTGAAGAGCTTGATTCTGTAGGATGATTATTAACATAGTGGAATGCTGCATACAAAATGAGTATGCAAGTGAGCTGACAAGTGAAAATTTAGATAAAAAGTTCTTTAGTATCATAAAAAATAACTAGCTCAATGAGTTTCTGTTCCATATCATGCACTACATAAAAGCATGTTTGGACGGACAATAATAAACCCAGATGTGGTAGGTGTGGCCTACCTGACCTTGCAGCAGTTTCCAATTCAAGAAAACTTGCTACTTGTGCACTTCTGGATAAATCTATATCAGAGAGTAACTTCTGCATCCATTCTGCCAAAGCATGTCTTCTCTGCAAGAAAATTATCCATCTTGAGAATTATTGGTATTCTAATAGGGAAATGAACTTTAGGATAAAAAAAGGAACAGAGAAAAAACTTGTATTCTGCAATACATTGAATTAGACTTGTTTAATTTATAGttattatcaaagaaaaataaaaaactataaaTATTCATAACTTAAAAAACAATTCATTTGCTAACATAAAGAATGTTAGATATCTTATTGAGAGTAAAATAAAGACTTTTTCCATTTGTTAGACTATAATATTCTTTAGAGACCAGGCTAAACTTGATGGCGCCAGAGGCAGATCTAGTTGAGCATATAGTTTGTAAGCTGTCATAGTTTTAGCAAATACAACAGAATCCATGGAACTAACCATTTGAAATACTAGTACAGTTGTACCTCTTCTAGGAGCACACGACTGGAATTTATTCTCAGAAAAGCATGTTTTGGTGGTGCTAGAGGAATATCTTTTCTTGGAAATGCCTTCTTAAGCTACAAAAAGGAAAAGAGTAAAAGTTATAGAAAGTGAAACctcaaaaatcaaataaataaaacaagAGAACAAAAATCAAGCTTTCCCCATAGTATGCAAATTAGGTTATCCCATGCACATCATATTTTTATTAGTATCAGAGAGGTATTAAACAGAATGCAATAGCAAGAACTAAAATTTCCAATTCCCCATTAAATGTATAAAACAATTTCTGAAGCATAgatatttatcaaaatatgtGATACCTCAGCTATCAATAATATGTACTCATTAACTAGATAAAGAATTGATGATCTTAAAAGTTCTAGTTACAgtgcaaaattttcaaaacataattacAAGAGATAATTtaccaataaaataaaataaatgacacCAACATAAATTTCATTGTCAGCACACTAAATCAGTTTCACTATTTATATTTCTAAAAAGGGCATTTAGGATTCACATAATAAAAGATACGTCAATCCTGGCTAAAGAAAGTAGGTAGACAGTAATGTTAAGGTTAcctaatgattctccatatgaaATTCTCAACATTGTGATTGGTGTGTGCTCATTAGATGTCTAGATTCCTAAGCCATAAACTTAATGTCTTCAAATACAGTGTATGTTTCTGGGTTGATTCTACTATTCCACCTTTTTCTTCTTCGTTTTTGAACAATGACAAGATTGAATTAAAAGTTAAATGCAGttcttgaaaaacatagaataaaAGGCTCATTCTCTTTGCTATTATGAATCTCAGTAGATAAAAAAACTTGGCATTATCAAGCACCATTACAATGGTCTTCAATTATTGATATGCTTATGAGACTCTTCAACTCTAGAGACAGAAGTGTCAAAAAGATATAACTCATAAAGAATAATGCTCTTCATATCAACAGGTTAAAATATAACTTATCATACAGCAGAGTGTAATTTCAGGAAGTCACTGAATCTTCGTAGTAACTCGTGGCTGGTACTGATGCCTTGGGGGGATTGTATACCCACATGAATCCTGTAAAACTGTTTTTCAATAATGTTAACAGCAAGACCAAGAAAGAAAGTTATGAAAAATTGTAGAACAACATGCCACATCAAATGGTAAATCAAGAGAACATTTTTATTGAATTAAAGGTCTAGACTTTATCAAACAAAACTGTTAAACAAAACAGAAAGTggcaatttataattttatatgagaTGGAAACAATCTTATACATTACTATCCTATGGATTCTTAGTTGCCTTTACCATTCTCAGCAGATAATGCCCACTTTCAAGGCTTTAACAGTAATTGTCTCCCTCCGGAACACCCACAAAAACTATTATAGGGCAAAAATATTGTAAAATGGCTTATCCAGAAGGAGCTCCTTAAGTTGCAGGTcagaattaaaaaatatatcagtTTTCTCTGCATGGAGAAAAGGGTGTGGGACATAACCAATCTAGCATGCTGATTATATTATGACTTACCTACTTAAGTTATTGTGAAAATACAAATTAGACCATATTAGAGTTTTATAGCTGGAATATAGTGAAAAAAATGGAATTATCAACAATTACCATTttttctctatcaaatagtccATCAAGCATGCACTAGATCAACTAGGAATTACATATAGTATTGTCCCAGGAAATaagcaactattttttatatcataGATTATGTGACAACATGAATATTGACAAAAAGCGCACAGATCAAGACATCAGTGAAACGACTAGACTGAATTAAGCATTCTAGTGTCACACCTTCCAATTTGCTTTTCAGTGATTATTCATAATATTTGGAGTCAAAGAGAAGCATAAATTTGTAACTATTTAAACATGGAAATAGTAGAAATTATATGATATCAAGTCTGATGACATTGACATGTGTTCCGTTCAAAAAGCAAGGTTCAAAATCTCATTGCTTGCTGACATCTTGAATGCCAGCCTACGTGAGATAATATCAATGTGTCAATCCGTGTGACGACATGCTAATTGGTGTTGGccaagagaagaaggaagaagatgatgataatGATGGTAACTTGCTGTTGCTGCAGCTACCACTTCCCAAGGACTGGTGTTCCACTTACATGCAAATTTTCATGGAGGAACCAGAAAAAACAAAGAAGATTGGACCAGCAATTTCCCACACTGTTGCAATTTCCCTATTATGGAATCACAGGATACCCTCTCATCCACCATCTCTTTTCACTGCCCTTATTTCCCTTGTCAACAAGATTCCTCTTCGCCTTCCACTTCTTGATGACCTTGACAATGTCTTCTCCTTCATGCCATCTTCTCGTCTTCAACATGTAAAATTGTCCTCCTATGCAACCTCAACAGCAGCAGTGAGGGAAATTGCAATTATTGTGTTGCCAAAGAAATTACGATATTGCAGCTGAGGAAAATCCAAGAGTTTCCCATCTTCTCCCAACCTTGACTGCTGTTGTTTCTCTACCACATCTCAATATGGGCGCAAAATGATAAAGCTAATCCATGTGGGTTGGGATGGCATGAGATTTTAATCCATGACAAAGAGTTGAATTCTAATGCATATTTTCCAATTAAAGAGTTGTATAATACAGATTCTGATATTTTATTCAGATTAATGATAGCACAAAGGTTAGATATCATCTACTCACAATATTTTCTTAGTAAGAACCTCTTCTTAGCTATTCCTTCATGGGCAATTTAATTAGTTCCTTATGAAATTGCATTTAGAATTTcaagaaaagtaaaaaataataaacaaagagTGCTTATTACAACAATAGGATTTAAGCTCTCATGGGATGCACCAGGCTCTGTCTGAATACTCCAAGAAGGAATCATGACACAATAGCTCCAACCAGTCTGGTGGTTGTGAGGCCAGACAGTATTCCTTCCATCCTGCAAATGTTTGAaaaattaggaattttaaaatgaaaaaggtTAATATGCAATGCAAAGATTAAACACAGGAATGCTACTTTACTAATAGAACTAAATTGCATTTGGATTGTCACCCAACTAACCACAAATCCAGTGCAAAAGGTATGATCCCAACTGGAGCACCATATTAGAGCATCCATATTGACACTCTAGGAACAATACAATGTAACATAATCCAGAAGATGCAAACTAGGATCATGATAACAGTGTTTCAGAAATTGCCCCCAGGAAAATAAACACCTTCCTCGTGCAGCTGCTAGAATGCACTAATGGACAGTCATCCATGGATGGACTGTGCACGAACAAAAAGGTTGAAGATTATGGAGATATGCCAACACAAATTTTTAAAACCATTAGGAGAATCCACGTGATTGAAGGAGATCACACAGTATTGAATTGCTACAAATACCACCGACCTCATGTAATAAACTTGGAATGATGTAATACCAGCAGAGTCCCCAAATCAGAAAGGCAACCAACCCGAGTATATACTAAACAAGGAATGATTTCAGACCTCCTTCCTTCTAGACCACTACGTAAGGGGTAAGCCACTTCAGTGCATATGATCTACCACATCGAGTGACAAGACCATGttctctctcttcctcctccatgTGATCCATTTTGATCCACTACAATTAACTACATTTCTCCCTTAAACCCCTATCCATTACCGAACTACCAAATCCCAGCTCGATACCTATGCGGAAAAAGAGCAGCCTATATCAACATCCCAAGGTCAGCTCCACCTGGATCTCATATCTAGAGATTCGAAAACACGACAAACaaaccccaaaaaaaaaaatcaagggcGTCGCCGGCGCGAATTTTCGCCCAATCGAACAAACAATTCACTGGAGAAACCCAAGAATTCGCATCGACGGAGCATAATACTAAACGAGAAGCGCAGATCAGATGAGCGGAGAGGGAGAACGTACCCAACGCTTGGGGGGAGGGCTCCAGTCCATGCCGAGGGGGAGCGGCGAGGTCCCATCATGGCGGTGACTCGGGGGGCTGTTCCTGAGCATGCCGCGCTTCCGCAACGGGATCGAGGGAGAAAGGAGACGAGACGGGACGCGGCGGAGCAGAGCGATCACGCGAGCGGCGCCGATCCGGGGCCTGCAACAGATGCCTCAACTAAAGACAACGCAACAAACTGTCCTCGGTTCGACTCCTTCGCTCTCTCCTTTTTTTCTACGACGTTCATTTTCCATTtggtttttaataattaaataattcaataaatatttaaatagtcAAGTTAAATCTGAATATCCAAAATTATATCTAATAAACAAGTTTGATTGATCGGACTTGACTTTTCTTAGAAAATATCTTCGCAACTGATCAACCAAATCCCAAATTTGCCAATCGGAGAATCAAGTTACATGGTTCGATTAGGGTTCGAACAAGCTCTAGTCGTGGGACATGGTGACCTAAAATTTAGGGGAAGGAGAAGACATCGGAGAGGCGTGCCCCGCATTTGACTCTACCCTCTAATCTTTGAAATTTGGTCCTCCACCCTCTCTTCGCCGACTGGAATTGAATGATTCCTAACCTGCAACACCCCAATCGTCTCGATGCAGATAGCGCAATTCGATTAGGAAAAAGCAAGATTCGGTAGTTGTCCAGGAGTGATCGGTCTTCGTGAAGATTCAATGGTTGGTTTCGCATCTTTTTATTTTCTGGATTTATCTACCTTTCTTTTCATGCATATTAATCAAGTATCTTCTTTATCGTCGATGTAGTTTCTAAGCAAAATGTGCGTGCAGCAGTCAAAAGAATGATAAAGAGGGATATATTGCGAATTAATGATCAATTCATTATGTTCTTGGTTTAAAGTCTTTTTCTTTCTTGTCTGATGTGATTTAGTTTCTGACCGAACTTGCACTCAACCATTCTAACATTAAAAATTCTATTGTAGGTTTCTGCTTCGTTTCTAAAAAAAACAATACACGCTGTTCATTGACCTTCCAaaatcttgatatggttctacaGTTTTGTTGTGTAATAAAGCTGTGGATATATGCTGTAGTTTTGGACCAAAAGAAGCAGTCAACAGTTCACAGCAATGAGCAGTTTTGATAACAATTCTagctctcttttttcttttcttttttttgaagGGACACACATATGGAATCATCAACTCTTGCTGTTTTTCAACCTTTAAAGTAAATACTTGGTACTGACTTatagttagtttttttttgtatatttctTATGAATCTTATAACAACATGTACAAGGGCAGGGGATATGACTTTGTTTCTAACCAAATAATCATCCTCAAATTTGTGAGAAATTAGAAACTTGGATAACATTAAAGTTCTGTTTTTATCTTTGGAAGAGAAATAGTAAACCATTTCTTTTCAGGAAGTTGATTTGATGCTgtggttttttttcttttaactttATCATATTGATTATGATTCCTTGACTCGCTATTTTACTTGGGTCTGGATCTTAATGTTCAGATGTATCTGATAATAATATGTGAGCATCCAATAGTTTAAGATAGGTTATAAGCATTTGTTTCAACTACTTTTACAATGTTTCGCAACCCCAGAAACAGATTAAAATTTGTTACTAGTTTTGTTGGAACTTTTTATCAGGTAATTTGCATAGTTAGTAATCAATTAATAGTGTGTGGTGATCTTTATCTTTGCCTACTTTGATGCCAACTTATATTTGCATTCGAGATTGATGATTAGTATATTAGGTATTGCAGATTGGCGATGGGGTCTCTTCATTTACCATGGATGACGCCCTTCTATCCATTGGGTTTGGCAAATTCCAGGCACTGGTGCTTTGCTACGCGGGAATGGGTTGGATCTCAGAAGCCATGGAGATGATGCTCCTCTCTTTTGTTGGGCCAGCTGTTCAGTTGGAGTGGAATCTTTCTCCTCAGCAGGAGAGCTTCATCACCAGCGTCGTATTTGCTGGTATGCTCCTAGGTGCTTACAGTTGGGGCATAATTTCTGACATCCACGGAAGGAGGCAAGTCCTTTATCCCGAAGCAACTCATCTTATTGAACTCACATTCCGTTTGCGCTTCCACCAACAGTTATTTGATTCACtgtgctttaatttttttttcctccaaattAAATGGGCATGAAGGTTGTAAACACAATAATCATATCAGAGTCCAAGTTACTTGATGGGTAGATTAATAGTACAGGTATCAAGTTCAGATTGAGTTCCTCTAATGCCTTTTCTTTCATAATGGACATAAATGATAACCAACGTCGGTTATATAACAGTGTGAATTGGTATACACATCCTATTTTGATTGATAAGAACATAAGGCCTCAGGTTACTGCTCTGCTATCTATTGTTCAGTAATCcaaatattatatattttccCCATTTTTTTATGCATACTAGCTCATGAACCAGGGCAACCTTTCTATATTAGTAATTCATTTGCTGTTAATATCTCGATTTTAAGGTATGAAATTGATGTTACTTGTGGATGCTTAAAatcttagggtgtgtttggtttgtgcgttttctatttttattttctgaaaaacacgcattttctagaaaatagaaaatgacttttagacattctttattttttaagaaaatgttatatattttttttagaaaatagacataaaaaatgcaaaccaaacactatttttcagaaacgcgcgtttttcaaaaaatgaaaatgaaaaacttgcaaaccaaacgcacctttAAATTATGCCCCAACTGTAAGCACCTAGGACCTTAATTTTCCTAGATTATCCAGTTGCCCTATTTATATTTGTCTACGCAGACACACACATATTTCGGAACTTACTTtccaattaaatttattaatcacTTGTATtcctaattatatttatatacaAAACCATATCAGAGTTTGGGGCTGGTACCTAACAAGATGGCAGTTGGAATCCCTTGAACTCTGAcatttttttcttgaaacatacATGTTTTGTTACAAGAATAAGGATTCTGTTTGattgtcatttttttttctttgtttgtttgAGCCAATAATCATTTGGAAACAATTCTCTACACGTGTGGTATATTACAATCGGAATTTGACCTGAAGTTTGCAACCGTTTTGTTATTTAATCCTGTGCAAGACAAGTGCAGCTTCCTTTAGTACACTACATGTTCTTTTCGCTCTTTTGAGATTATACTTGACTTTTTCTCAACAAAAGTTGCACAACTTCCCTAACTGCAGGAAATAATTTAGCTTATTAATTGTGAGGTTCATATGTGCTGTGATCTATCTTGTGCAATGCTATGAGCATTCTTGAATAAAAGATTGTTTGTGTTGTCTACCTTCGTTTGGTTTCAGAAGAAAATGGAATTGCATACCATAAATATATGTttcttataaaatattataatgttTTGTTCTATTTTTTACCTTCATGCATTTTGCCTTTTCAGGACAGGTTTTCTTTTCACAGCTCTAGTAACTAGTGGAGCTGGTTTTCTTAGTTCTTTCGCTCCCAATTATTTATCTTTACTTCTTTCACGGTTTATGGTTGGGATTGGATTGGGTGGTGGGCCTGTGCTTGCTTCATGGTTCCTGGAGTTTATTCCTGCTCCACACAGAGGTAAATGGATGGTCATCTTTTCAGCCTTTTGGACGATTGGCACAATATTTGAAGCTTCAATTGCATGGGTAGGTGCAACAACCaagtttgttaatttcattagtTTTCTTTCAATAAAATTCCTTGCTCGCCAACGCTTAACTTGGTTAATAAGTTTGTTATTTTcgttaattttaattagtttatacTACTCTATAGGGTGAAAAGCTGATTATGATTGGATGTTGAAATTCTTTTAGTTTATCATTTTGCTATTAAGATTTGGATGCCACTTATTATCTTTATTCACACTGGATTTACAGGCCATTATGCCCAGATTTGGATGGAGGTGGTTGCTAGCTTTTTCATCCTTACCATCTTTTCTTCTGCTCCTATTTTACGTTGTCACCCCCGAGTCGCCAAGGTACCTTTGCATGAAAGGACAAATCTGCGACGCTATGCAGGTTTTGGAACAGATGGCCAGAGCGAACAGCAAGGGAATGCCTTTGGGCATGCTTATCTCCGATAACCAAGAAATGGAATTAGAGGAAATAACTGATCATTCTGAAGCCACACATCTAGTTGAAATTGAAAATGGGACTAATGGCAGCTCCGATAAGGATACTGATACAAAAAATGAAGGTATCAGTGCTCTAAGGAGACTTCTATCGCAAAAATTAATCAGAACAACTCTTCTTCTATGGATGGTTTTCTTTGGAAATGCATTCTCCTATTACGGTATTGTACTGCTGACATCCGAGTTAAGTAATGGAAATAGGATCTGTGCAGCGAAAGTCACCGAGTCAAACCAAACAACTAACGATAACCTCTACAAAGACGTGCTTATCACTAGCTTTGCTGGTATCATTTAAAACTTCTACCATCATCTAAAAGTTAAAGGTCGATGCACTTTTTGCCTGTTCATCACATGGTCTAGACCTGgatgtctttttcttttttttttccagagattcctggGCTCATATTATCTGCTGCGATTGTGGATCGGATTGGCCGCAAGCTCTCCATGTCATCTATGCTTTTTGTAAGCTGTGTGGTCTTAATTCCACTGCTTTTTGCTCAGACAGAAGAATTGACGACCGCGCTTCTATTTTGTGCAAGGATTAGCATCTCAGCGAGTTTCACCATCGTCTACATCTATGCTCCTGAGGTTAGTGTGAGCAAATCAGTTCTTTGATAGGTTAATATCGCTTCAACTCCTGTCTTTCTATTTAACAGTGCCATACCTCTCGGTTGCTCTTTAAACGAAAAAGGGTCCAGCAATAGGGTCTCCAATAAGTCTGTTTAACTTTTGGTTGAAATTTTACCGGACACAGGGCCGACCAAGGTGATTTGACCCAATTGACCAATGTTGAAGTTTTATTCTATGATTTGAACCTTTCTCATGTATTGGGAGATCACCTGGAGTAAATGAATTCATTCAGGGCACATATTTTTCTGAGTTTACCTATCCTTCGACTCTTTagttcaaattgagcttcatcaACATCTGAGGGTAAAATTGATTCTTAAATCAATTGTACTGCCAACTATCGACTCTCTTATATCGAGTAGTTTTGGTAGACATGACGATTTTACATCAATGAGTTACCTCATAACATAATGTTCAATATTTCAAAGTTGCTGTGCTGCATCAAAGCACTGCTTGATTCGGGATCGACAATTCTGTATTCTTCTAACAAGCAAAATGTTACTCTTCTGTCATCAGATATATCCAACCTCTGTGAGAACTTCCGGCATCGGCATCGCAAGTTCGGTAGGAAGGATCGGCGGCATAACGTGCCCTCTCGTGGCCGTCGGCCTGGTCCATGGCTGCCACCAATCTGCAGCAGTTCTTCTGTTTGAGCTTGTGATCTTCCTCTCGGGAATTGCcgtgtgtttgtttcctttcgAAACCAGCGGCCGCAACCTCAGCGATTCGACACCCAGTTAGGAAGAAGAAACCTACAACAGCCTTTGTTTGATTTTTACTGGAACACATTGTAGGAACATCAGAGCTGATAGATTTTGGTTTGTATACTAAGATGTTGCTGATGAGTTATGCTTATATTCGATTGGATTGGAACGATAGAGCGATAAGATTCATGTAGTTCACTAGTTAGTAAAACGTTGTAAAAACATTTCTCATGTTTTAAAatgttgaaaatttaaatttgtgttttgatttcttgtgttttttaattaaatggg includes these proteins:
- the LOC122051605 gene encoding PX domain-containing protein EREL1-like isoform X2 is translated as MLRNSPPSHRHDGTSPLPLGMDWSPPPKRWDGRNTVWPHNHQTGWSYCVMIPSWSIQTEPGASHESLNPIFYRIHVGIQSPQGISTSHELLRRFSDFLKLHSALKKAFPRKDIPLAPPKHAFLRINSSRVLLEERRHALAEWMQKLLSDIDLSRSAQVASFLELETAARSAFHYVNNHPTESSSSTDAAAISPSTLARPSSSVLVSNNSTLTSMVPYASLDGLHDNANKTSDFGIARKGKIQASQTNAEDVSLVHNHSANIAIGNGIMGESFFDQPEDFGRVKLNDRKEFLAPHREIIGGNSRGRMESISDQDHDKHSGHARKLSAESFESDISSIRGSELSFAGVTNSIWDGSFDAPSSTEVLNAADGPGTQFLENSQIVLPYDQRYKLNRVLVTMQRRLVTTKTDMEDLIARLNQEMAVKEYLTTKVKDLEIELEATEQKAKENLQQAILIERERVTEMQWDMDELRRKYSEMETKLLFEENERSYAESEKKIAKEEKDCLQQELDSKQEELVNMQKSLEELELKSKADIKVLVKEVKFLRKSQAELKEILNQSVREKTELEGVLRKEMQRWSHAKSANKTFLHECRVLRDRLQECSVNFLTDEEDKFTIDDSSLSDAVDLLATSDNRIGLLLAEAQLLARNDEMAYINDDVQSTEVSESPIIPNGDTSMTADDDEIRKTLTDVFIDNLKLRKQVNTVIRHALNTVTKQEKEDGSEVPSRKTVLNRFLER
- the LOC122051605 gene encoding PX domain-containing protein EREL1-like isoform X1, with protein sequence MLRNSPPSHRHDGTSPLPLGMDWSPPPKRWDGRNTVWPHNHQTGWSYCVMIPSWSIQTEPGASHESLNPIVFYRIHVGIQSPQGISTSHELLRRFSDFLKLHSALKKAFPRKDIPLAPPKHAFLRINSSRVLLEERRHALAEWMQKLLSDIDLSRSAQVASFLELETAARSAFHYVNNHPTESSSSTDAAAISPSTLARPSSSVLVSNNSTLTSMVPYASLDGLHDNANKTSDFGIARKGKIQASQTNAEDVSLVHNHSANIAIGNGIMGESFFDQPEDFGRVKLNDRKEFLAPHREIIGGNSRGRMESISDQDHDKHSGHARKLSAESFESDISSIRGSELSFAGVTNSIWDGSFDAPSSTEVLNAADGPGTQFLENSQIVLPYDQRYKLNRVLVTMQRRLVTTKTDMEDLIARLNQEMAVKEYLTTKVKDLEIELEATEQKAKENLQQAILIERERVTEMQWDMDELRRKYSEMETKLLFEENERSYAESEKKIAKEEKDCLQQELDSKQEELVNMQKSLEELELKSKADIKVLVKEVKFLRKSQAELKEILNQSVREKTELEGVLRKEMQRWSHAKSANKTFLHECRVLRDRLQECSVNFLTDEEDKFTIDDSSLSDAVDLLATSDNRIGLLLAEAQLLARNDEMAYINDDVQSTEVSESPIIPNGDTSMTADDDEIRKTLTDVFIDNLKLRKQVNTVIRHALNTVTKQEKEDGSEVPSRKTVLNRFLER
- the LOC122051605 gene encoding PX domain-containing protein EREL1-like isoform X3, with translation MLRNSPPSHRHDGTSPLPLGMDWSPPPKRWDGRNTVWPHNHQTGWSYCVMIPSWSIQTEPGASHESLNPIVFYRIHVGIQSPQGISTSHELLRRFSDFLKLHSALKKAFPRKDIPLAPPKHAFLRINSSRVLLEERRHALAEWMQKLLSDIDLSRSAQVASFLELETAARSAFHYVNNHPTESSSSTDAAAISPSTLARPSSSVLVSNNSTLTSMVPYASLDGLHDNANKTSDFGIARKGKIQASQTNAEDVSLVHNHSANIAIGNGIMGESFFDQPEDFGRVKLNDRKEFLAPHREIIGGNSRGRMESISDQDHDKHSGHARKLSAESFESDISSIRGSELSFAGVTNSIWDGSFDAPSSTEVLNAADGPGTQFLENSQIVLPYDQRYKLNRVLVTMQRRLVTTKTDMEDLIARLNQEMAVKEYLTTKVKDLEIELEATEQKAKENLQQAILIERERVTEMQWDMDELRRKYSEMETKLLFENERSYAESEKKIAKEEKDCLQQELDSKQEELVNMQKSLEELELKSKADIKVLVKEVKFLRKSQAELKEILNQSVREKTELEGVLRKEMQRWSHAKSANKTFLHECRVLRDRLQECSVNFLTDEEDKFTIDDSSLSDAVDLLATSDNRIGLLLAEAQLLARNDEMAYINDDVQSTEVSESPIIPNGDTSMTADDDEIRKTLTDVFIDNLKLRKQVNTVIRHALNTVTKQEKEDGSEVPSRKTVLNRFLER
- the LOC122051605 gene encoding PX domain-containing protein EREL1-like isoform X4, producing the protein MQKLLSDIDLSRSAQVASFLELETAARSAFHYVNNHPTESSSSTDAAAISPSTLARPSSSVLVSNNSTLTSMVPYASLDGLHDNANKTSDFGIARKGKIQASQTNAEDVSLVHNHSANIAIGNGIMGESFFDQPEDFGRVKLNDRKEFLAPHREIIGGNSRGRMESISDQDHDKHSGHARKLSAESFESDISSIRGSELSFAGVTNSIWDGSFDAPSSTEVLNAADGPGTQFLENSQIVLPYDQRYKLNRVLVTMQRRLVTTKTDMEDLIARLNQEMAVKEYLTTKVKDLEIELEATEQKAKENLQQAILIERERVTEMQWDMDELRRKYSEMETKLLFEENERSYAESEKKIAKEEKDCLQQELDSKQEELVNMQKSLEELELKSKADIKVLVKEVKFLRKSQAELKEILNQSVREKTELEGVLRKEMQRWSHAKSANKTFLHECRVLRDRLQECSVNFLTDEEDKFTIDDSSLSDAVDLLATSDNRIGLLLAEAQLLARNDEMAYINDDVQSTEVSESPIIPNGDTSMTADDDEIRKTLTDVFIDNLKLRKQVNTVIRHALNTVTKQEKEDGSEVPSRKTVLNRFLER